A genomic region of Mycobacterium sp. Aquia_213 contains the following coding sequences:
- the hisD gene encoding histidinol dehydrogenase, whose translation MLARIDLRGAELTAARLRAALPRGGADVETVLSQVRPIVQAVAERGAEAALEYGATFDGVRPAAVRVPEAALQAALDELDADVRDALQVMIERTRAVHADQRRTDTTTVLGPGATVTERWVPVERVGLYVPGGNAVYPSSVVMNVVPAQAAGVESLVVASPPQARFDGLPHPTILAAARLLGVDEVWAVGGAQAVALLAYGGVDTDGAELAPVDLITGPGNVYVTAAKRLCRSLVGIDAEAGPTEIAILADHTADPAHVAADLISQAEHDELAGSVLVTASEDLAAATDTEVAAQLQTTVHRERVTTALSGPQSAIILVDDLDAGVKVVNAYAAEHLEIQTADAPRVAGRIRSAGAIFVGPWSPVSLGDYCAGSNHVLPTAGSARHSSGLSVQTFLRGIHVVDYTESALKDVSGHVVTLAKAEDLPAHGEAVRRRFER comes from the coding sequence GTGCTGGCCCGCATCGACCTGCGGGGCGCCGAGCTGACGGCTGCTCGGCTTCGGGCGGCCTTGCCGCGTGGTGGGGCCGATGTGGAGACCGTGTTGTCACAGGTGCGCCCGATCGTGCAGGCCGTCGCCGAGCGCGGGGCCGAGGCGGCGCTGGAATATGGCGCGACGTTCGACGGCGTGCGGCCCGCGGCCGTCCGAGTACCCGAGGCCGCGTTGCAGGCCGCGCTGGACGAGCTGGACGCCGACGTCCGCGACGCGCTGCAGGTGATGATCGAGCGGACCCGCGCGGTACACGCCGATCAGCGCCGCACCGACACCACCACGGTGCTCGGGCCGGGTGCGACGGTCACGGAGCGGTGGGTCCCCGTCGAGCGGGTCGGCCTGTACGTGCCCGGCGGCAACGCGGTGTATCCGTCGAGCGTGGTGATGAATGTGGTGCCCGCGCAGGCCGCGGGGGTCGAGTCGCTGGTGGTGGCCAGTCCGCCGCAGGCCCGCTTCGACGGCCTGCCGCACCCGACGATCCTGGCCGCGGCCCGGCTGCTCGGCGTCGACGAGGTCTGGGCCGTCGGTGGTGCGCAGGCGGTGGCATTGCTGGCGTACGGCGGCGTGGACACCGATGGCGCCGAACTGGCGCCGGTCGACCTGATCACCGGGCCCGGCAACGTATATGTCACCGCCGCCAAGCGGCTCTGCCGCTCGCTGGTGGGCATCGACGCCGAAGCCGGGCCGACCGAGATCGCCATCCTCGCCGACCACACCGCCGATCCGGCGCATGTGGCCGCCGACCTGATCAGCCAGGCCGAACACGACGAGCTGGCCGGCAGCGTGCTGGTGACGGCGAGCGAGGACCTGGCCGCGGCCACCGACACCGAAGTCGCGGCCCAGCTGCAGACCACGGTCCACCGCGAACGGGTGACGACGGCGCTCAGCGGCCCGCAGTCGGCGATCATCCTGGTCGACGACCTGGACGCCGGTGTCAAGGTCGTCAATGCTTATGCCGCCGAGCACCTCGAGATCCAGACCGCCGACGCGCCGCGGGTCGCCGGCCGAATACGTTCGGCCGGAGCCATTTTCGTCGGGCCCTGGTCGCCGGTAAGCCTCGGCGACTACTGCGCCGGGTCCAATCACGTGTTGCCGACCGCGGGCAGTGCCCGGCACTCCAGCGGCCTCTCGGTACAGACCTTCTTGCGCGGCATCCACGTCGTGGACTACACCGAGTCGGCCCTCAAGGACGTCTCCGGACATGTGGTTACGCTCGCGAAAGCCGAAGACCTGCCCGCACATGGCGAGGCGGTCCGGCGGAGGTTCGAACGATGA
- a CDS encoding nitroreductase family deazaflavin-dependent oxidoreductase yields MSTKDHPNNAPGIPMVYPTWFENFQVKYVNPALKPIARFLPGTGTIEHRGRTSGKPYKTIVTAYRNGNVLAIALGHGKTDWVKNVLAAGQADLHFARSVVHLTNPRILPAGSDGTGLPRLVRLQLRRMAVLVSDIA; encoded by the coding sequence ATGTCCACAAAGGATCACCCGAACAACGCCCCGGGCATCCCGATGGTGTATCCGACGTGGTTTGAGAACTTCCAGGTCAAATACGTCAACCCGGCGCTGAAGCCGATCGCGCGCTTCCTGCCCGGAACGGGCACTATCGAGCACCGCGGCCGCACGTCGGGCAAGCCGTACAAAACCATCGTGACGGCCTACCGCAACGGCAACGTGTTGGCGATCGCGCTGGGCCACGGCAAGACCGACTGGGTGAAGAACGTACTGGCCGCCGGGCAGGCTGACCTGCACTTTGCCCGTAGCGTCGTGCACCTCACCAATCCCCGGATCCTGCCCGCCGGTTCCGATGGGACGGGCCTGCCCCGGCTGGTGCGCCTGCAGCTGCGCCGCATGGCGGTATTGGTCAGCGATATCGCCTGA
- a CDS encoding alcohol dehydrogenase catalytic domain-containing protein translates to MRQLTFEEVDRYAWRDVPEPELTAPEQALVRPLVVACCDLDIAVARGQAPLPPGYAVGHEGLAEVVAVGDAVRTVRPGDWVVVPFQISCGNCAHCRRGVTGSCASVPLMAMYGLGPLAGLNGGGFMSDEVLVPYADAMLIPVPDGVQPNAIASLSDNIPDGWRAVGPYAAELAALDPADRRVLVIGKLSIGLYAAAFAAALGARVDYVDHDVRRLAAAEKLGAVVHDRVKPDKSWEPYPVTVHTSADPSLLAAALRATWPDGVCTDTGIYYQPVVEMPLLPMYTRGVRFVTGRVNARSAIPAVLELLAGGCDLSPAVDRVVPWAEAPSIWPTMTGKTVFTRA, encoded by the coding sequence ATGCGGCAGCTGACGTTTGAAGAAGTCGACCGGTACGCGTGGCGCGATGTGCCCGAGCCGGAACTCACCGCACCCGAACAAGCGCTGGTCAGGCCGCTGGTGGTGGCCTGCTGCGACCTCGACATCGCGGTCGCACGCGGCCAGGCGCCGCTGCCGCCCGGATACGCCGTCGGGCATGAGGGGTTGGCCGAGGTGGTGGCCGTCGGCGACGCCGTGCGCACCGTCCGGCCGGGCGACTGGGTGGTGGTGCCGTTCCAGATCAGCTGCGGGAACTGCGCGCACTGTCGTCGCGGCGTGACCGGCTCATGCGCCTCGGTGCCGTTGATGGCGATGTACGGTCTCGGCCCGCTCGCCGGTCTGAACGGCGGGGGATTCATGTCGGACGAGGTGTTGGTGCCCTACGCCGACGCGATGCTGATCCCCGTCCCGGATGGCGTGCAGCCCAATGCCATTGCCTCACTGTCGGACAACATCCCCGACGGCTGGCGGGCGGTCGGCCCGTACGCGGCCGAACTCGCCGCACTCGATCCGGCGGACCGTCGCGTGCTGGTGATCGGCAAGCTGTCTATCGGGCTGTACGCGGCGGCCTTCGCGGCCGCGCTGGGGGCTCGTGTCGACTATGTCGACCACGATGTGCGCCGGCTGGCGGCCGCCGAAAAGCTCGGCGCGGTGGTCCACGATCGGGTCAAGCCGGACAAGTCCTGGGAGCCGTATCCGGTCACCGTGCACACCTCCGCCGATCCGTCGCTGCTGGCCGCCGCGCTGCGGGCGACCTGGCCGGACGGTGTGTGCACCGACACCGGCATCTACTACCAGCCGGTCGTCGAGATGCCGCTGCTGCCGATGTACACCCGCGGGGTGAGGTTCGTCACCGGGCGGGTCAACGCGCGCTCTGCCATCCCTGCGGTGCTGGAACTGCTGGCCGGCGGATGTGACCTGTCTCCCGCCGTCGACCGCGTGGTGCCCTGGGCGGAAGCGCCGTCGATATGGCCGACGATGACCGGCAAGACCGTCTTCACCAGGGCGTAG
- the nadC gene encoding carboxylating nicotinate-nucleotide diphosphorylase — MTLSDAELAAAQDTVRRGLDEDLRYGPDITTVATVPAGAATATLVPREAGVIAGLDVGLLVLDEVLGADGYQVLDRVSDGARVQPGQPVLTVRAENSGLLTAERTMLNLICHLSGIATATAAWVDAVSGTKAQVRDTRKTLPGLRALQKYAVRIGGGVNHRLGLGDAALIKDNHVAAAGSVVEALRAVREAAPNLPCEVEVDSLEQLDEVLPEKPELILLDNFPVWQTQIAVQRRDSRAPAVLLESSGGLSLDTAAEYAGTGVDYLAVGALTHSVRVLDIGLDM, encoded by the coding sequence ATGACGCTGTCCGACGCCGAACTCGCCGCCGCGCAAGACACCGTTCGACGTGGTCTGGACGAGGATCTGCGCTACGGGCCCGACATCACCACGGTCGCGACGGTGCCCGCCGGCGCGGCGACTGCGACGTTGGTGCCCCGGGAGGCGGGCGTGATCGCCGGGCTGGACGTCGGCCTGCTGGTGCTCGACGAGGTGCTCGGCGCCGACGGCTATCAGGTGCTCGACCGCGTCTCCGATGGTGCCCGCGTGCAGCCGGGCCAGCCGGTCTTGACCGTGCGGGCGGAGAACAGCGGGCTGTTGACCGCCGAGCGGACGATGCTGAACCTGATCTGCCACCTGTCCGGGATCGCCACCGCGACGGCCGCCTGGGTGGACGCCGTGAGCGGTACCAAGGCCCAGGTCCGCGACACCCGCAAGACGCTGCCCGGCCTGCGGGCCCTGCAGAAGTACGCGGTGCGGATCGGCGGCGGGGTCAACCACCGCCTCGGCCTGGGTGACGCCGCGTTGATCAAGGACAACCACGTCGCGGCCGCGGGATCGGTCGTCGAAGCCCTACGGGCGGTGCGCGAGGCCGCACCGAATCTGCCGTGCGAGGTCGAAGTCGACTCGCTCGAGCAACTCGACGAGGTGCTGCCGGAGAAGCCGGAGCTGATCCTGCTGGACAATTTCCCGGTGTGGCAGACGCAGATCGCCGTGCAGCGTCGTGACTCCCGCGCACCCGCCGTGCTGCTGGAGTCCTCCGGCGGGCTCAGCCTGGACACCGCGGCCGAATATGCCGGCACCGGGGTGGACTACCTGGCCGTCGGCGCGTTGACGCACTCGGTGCGGGTGCTCGATATCGGCCTGGATATGTAG